In bacterium, the genomic stretch TCCCGACGCCGAAAGGGAGGATTGGCTGCGCCGCGACGACGGGGCGAAGTCATCCGGCACTTCATAGAAGCACCGCCCCGCGGGGAGGAGGAGAACCGATGGACATCCGCGCCCTGATGAAGCAGGCCCAGCAGATGCAGCAGAAGATGGCGGAGGCCCAGGAAGAGTTGGCCCGGAAGGTCGTCACCGTGGAGGTCGCCGGCGGACAGGTCACCGCCAGCATGAACGGCAAGCACGACCTGACCGCCTTGACCATCAAACCGGAGATCGTCGACCCCGAGGACGTGGATTTCCTGCAGGATCTGGTGCTCTCGGCCGTC encodes the following:
- a CDS encoding YbaB/EbfC family nucleoid-associated protein gives rise to the protein MDIRALMKQAQQMQQKMAEAQEELARKVVTVEVAGGQVTASMNGKHDLTALTIKPEIVDPEDVDFLQDLVLSAVNEATRKVNEMVEQDMGSVTGGMNLPGLPGM